Part of the Mercenaria mercenaria strain notata chromosome 8, MADL_Memer_1, whole genome shotgun sequence genome is shown below.
gtcccataactctgccaattttttttctaaaagaacctaacatgccccatgcactactactgttggtactgatcacttgtgtgaagtttcattaaattgtgtcaaggggatgaggagagatggtgcgcacaagattatgtctatgtatatagtatagtaacaaaaaaacaaagtcccataactctgcaaattttttttctaaaagaaccttacatgcgccatgcacaactactgttggtattgatcacttgtgtgaagtttcattaaattctgtcaaggggataaggagagatggtgcgcacaagattgcgtctacggccagacggccagacagacagacagacaacctgaaaccagtatacccccccttacaattttgttgtcgggggggtacaataaagaaggaattagatcggggaattgaaaactgttccttataaccgagtgttgcttatatccgagttccttataagtgaggtttactgtagtggcaaacatgtatatgaagttttataaaaatattcaaaaccacTTCCAAGATATGgctctggatggatggatggacaatgccaaaactatatccctctgcttttggcgggggattaaatttttagagttatggaacttgctacataaacaaacattttgatcttaaaggtttgtttgaaatttcaatcaaATGCATGGACagatttcagtaatacatgaggAAAGTGTGAACCTGTggacattttcagtgaaaaatggGAATGATTTTGTCAGAACAGAAATCAGAATCATGGTAACTTGTATATGAACTTGCCTTAAGATCCTTGCAAACTGTTTCGGTGTTCAAATGCAATATCTTTACCcgtttcagaaatatttaaagaaaacatcaatttttacacattttatttgtcAAGATGttgaataaatttgttaaaataaaagcaAGAGTAATGGAACTTGATGTacaaatttacataattttattacgTCAACTTTCAATCAAGTGCATGAATAGGTTTCAGAAATATAGaagaaaatgtcaatttttggAAATGTTCCAATTAAAAAGTTAAtacaattttgtcaaaacaaaaatcaagagttatgggacctggtaTGTGAACATGCTTTATGATCCTACAAACATACTGTAAGTTTCAAAATGATATCTGTATCAGTTCCATAGATGGGACTGGATGGCACAGTATGAGATGACACAGGATAGGGATGGATGGGATGGGACAAAGTGATTCCTATATAGCTCCTATAAATCCAACTTTGGTGGGAGTATAATAAAAGTTAAGAGTCATGTAAATTGCCCTTTGAAGACAACTCGGGATGCCAAAGACATGCATGAAGTTAAGAAGCATTTGGCCTATCACAGTAGTTTTTCATCGATAAATTCAttcctgcactgttcgctattcggtcagtaaatttgcagcaaacaccccttcaaataataaatggtattgtccaaatggaatgatggaccagtccagtttacaaatttagcagggtaaaggttaaaaagagcaaaaaaaaaacacatgttaCAGGAAAGCTGGATCAAACAGTAACTTTAAAGTACACAGCTCTTCTTAAcacttagcctgctgcaggcgaatttaacagcctttgcaaacagcttggaaacaGATCAGACGCCTATTAAATCGgtgtctgatcaggttccaagctgtttgctactctgacaatatttcttccaattttggagcaaattgaatgaactttacaattttagcagacgacatttccagcagacgacaatttatatagcatgctaaaggttaaagaaggtAATAATCTGTAGCTGAGACAAACAGAAACCTAAGCCAGCAACTATCAGTAAAATGATTCTTTGTCTGATACCATTATATCATAATTTCCACCCAGACAGTTGTAAATGACAAAACTGTGATTAATTAAGTTTTTTCAGGATACATCAATAATTGCTTTCTGGAGATGCTGTCAAAACAGGATTTAGAGATGAAATGTTCAAATTAATGAGTCTAATTTTAATTACAATACAATTTTTCAGCAATTCTGACTTGTCcaaactgatttcaaaatttagaGTTAAGGAAATTTGATGGTAAAAAATGTTCTATGGTGGAAAATTTCTACTTTGGAACTTTACAATACTTTATTAATAACAGGAATTCTATGGCCAAAACTTGAACTTTCTTCTCATTTCTCCATGTTCAGTAATGCATGTCTGTTCAATTCTATAGTATTAACTACCTCTTCATAGAGCAAaggcaaatattttcttttcctttatgACAACATACCTTCTGTAGTAGTATTCAGTTTTCAACAGTTGTACTTTTAGCAGGATTTTCTTAGACTTATAACCTTTTAGTTATTGTGGCACTGGGAATTTAACCAGCTACTATAAAGTAATTATGTCTAATTGCCACAACCCCCAAAGATGTCACACATGAAACAGATACACAGAGAGAAAGAGATTCATTTATTTTCTCTTTCTCAAGACTATAGTGTAATAGGGGTtttctataattataatataagttTTCGGGACATAAATAATTTAActtctttaatattttcagtgTGTTTATTAGATTTAAATTCTAGTTATAAAAATAGGTTTTAgggatataaaataatttaattttgttcaatattttcaAGTAGAATTATTAAGTTAAAATTCTTGAAAGGACCGAGTGTACTTGTCAAACATGTCATTGAATCAAATGCCACAGGGTCTTATCTGTTTACTattcaatttatttacagaaaaagatttaaaatatacTAGACTACCTCGGAAGTTTACGAGATATTAAGGTAATATTGCACAGGCCTGTCTAGCATTTCTCCTCTTTATAAACGTATCTATGGAGATTAAAATCAGCTTGTATACAGCGTTATGgcctctaaaagccacatggctccagtgttaccagacttataaaacctgtggtagaactttcacacacatacATAAGATCGAAGACACAATAGTTCGTttctatgaaattaaataaacatcagaaacgaactatTGTGTCTTCGATCTTATgtatgtgtgtgaaagttctaccacaggttttataagtctggtaacactggagccatgtggcttttagaggccattacgctacaaGACTAAGAATAATTGAACACTTATGGTAAGGTGTTGGCAACTCAACCAATATGGCATAAGTTCAAACTAACTAAGTCCATAGgggtcaaagagacactgatggttggcttagtgactgcaatgcaatagggatcatctactcggcatgtcaaatcatcccatGAAATTACattgttctgggtcaagtggttctcaaattatagGATGGAAACGAACGATtctccatgttctggcccctgtgaccatgacctctgAAAGAATGgtcccaaaataaataggggtcatctactctgcatgtccatcAATCATCCtgtatagtttcaaaaaaaaaaaaaaaaaaaaaaaaaaaaaaaaaaaaatttgcaagtccacaaaaaatctttaccaggtagagattggtcaaaattggacacctcaaaattggatgtatcatgcatgttgtactacagaaaagaggtctcgatttttccctacgactagttatgaaaaagttacaataaaagctatttaaagtaccGTATTtaacctaagtcttgggacaccctaaatcttgggacacccctaaaatgtggaaaaataattatttttcttgaccctaagttttttgacatgtattttctcagagtatttttcgtccctaagttTTGGGACTAAGGTTTGTTtactgattcaagatgtaacccaaataccattattatacattgtatggtgttgtatcgatcaaaatatcaaataattataagaaccaaagactatttttttaacattttcgtgtcgtgtttttactagtaaagtgtttttttaccataccagttgtgttttttttttttttttttttttgctgcagccaggaagtccatttttccgttatttatttattttaatttaccactgactggaatttacctgcGAATagtacagatatcaaaacgccatgccggtaattttccattcctcGAGCACGTGCGACCTCGTAATATCCAACTTACAACCCGTTACTTTTATTcatcgacacgtatacaaaaacagcgcgtcacgcattcattttttgattttatcgcttcagattttcaacaccgattgagaagtaatatagtttgaattctataacgattttaaaaaggtatcgacagaaatgtttcattttcataaaattacttgcaaaatttcaaacagcgcgatcctaaatacttacttctttctaaaagtaaataaatgatacaaactatgggcataaaattcagacttttgaccaaaaagtgcaaaaaacagaatagaaaaatcttaaataatgaaaaggcggcagcaatataaaaatatgaagtaaaacgatttttggaaaacagatttctgttacgtgacctTGTGAACGTAAACagaaaatgcggttaaaaaacaaaaacaataatgatgctGTTGCGTATTTTTAagaagttttgaatgaatctttgtacatgtacatgtattttttgacacgacactttataataagatattcttctcaaaccattttgtaatttccttgagggcaaataggtcacagaggtaagatatccgctattatagtttgacatgtttacctgtcagtttatacgggatattgcacattcgccttaacaaattaaaaagaagctttttttattgattgttacaacactagatctacttctcagcagAAACGAGGccgtacgatcaaacagtgatgtgcaacatggcgcgaaaacatgacgaaatgccatgaaaatctctgggaaactataccgctttgatctccacttctaatgtcatgataccgacacattttagctctttgagggggtgttaattgatgatgaaaacaaggccaattactttttttatcaacagaataattaccgataatcgttgtgttttttttttcgctttcgacacgggtgggtgggggatgttacccgatgacgattattgtgtccatatttttgggacacttttcaaaataattatttttcgggaaataagtcttgggacagtgaaaaaaataattatttgatgctgtcccaagacttaggtaaaatacggtaacaacaaagggaggtaattctaaagaagggaactgtgcatgacacttcgtctcatgatggtgtataattgtgccaagttacatcaaaatccctccatgcatgaagaagaaatgcttcggacaatgtcattcttgtatctgacctttgggctctaagtgtgaccttgaccttagacctagggacctggatcttgcgcatgacattctgtctcgtggtggtgaacatttgtgccaagttacatcgaaatccctccatgcatgaagaagaaatgcttcggacaaagtcattcttgaatttgacctttaacctctaagtgtgaccttgaccttaggcctagggacctggatcttgcgcatgacattctgtctcgtggtggtgaacatttgtgccaagttatatcaaaatccctctatgcatgaagatctgtttgtttgtttgttttgggtttaacgctgtttttcaacagtatttcagtcatgtaacggcaggcagttaacctaaccagtattcctggattctgaaccagtacaaacctgttctccacaagtaactgccaacttccccacacgattaatcagaggtggaggactaatgatttcagacacaatgtcgtttatcaaatagtcatggagaacatacgccccgcccgaggatcgaactcgcgaccccgagatccgtagaccaacgctcttacctgatgagctaagcgggcgggctatgcatgaagaagaaatgctccgacaatttttttttttaagaaaaatatgataaaggggaataactcaaaaaaaaaggcaaggtagagttattgttcttgcacactgcacttcctcccaatgtgttctatcagtgtatgaagtttgaagaaaatccctccagtgcttttggagttatgctccggacaaaatgttttaagaaaatgagataaaggggaataactcaaaaaataggcaaggtagagtcattgttcttgcacactgcacttcctcccaacgtgttctatcagtgtataaagtttgaagaaaatccctccagtacttttggagttatgctctggacaaatttttctaagaaaataagataaaggggaataactcaaaaataggcaaggcagagttattgtccttgcacactgcacttcctcccaatgtgttctatcagagtatgaagtttgaagaaaatccctccagttcttttggagttatgctccgcacaaagatcgttgcggatggacgcacgcacgcacacacagacgaagagcatttctaatatccccttcgcctttggcggggggataaaaaaaagagtaagaagcaatcaaggtatttgtgaggttccatgtgggatgaaattgacaatcggATCAAAACTTGTTTCAATGGACAAAAAGGAAGTGTTTCTATCATTTCATCTAGTTCTGACTATAGACTGATCCAGTTTTTAACTTCACCTAGAATTTAAAAAGACCagatgatttgttttgttttgggtttaaggccgtttttcaacagtatttcagtcatgtaatggcaggcagttaacctaaccggtgttcctggattctgtaccagtacaaacctgttctccgcaagtaactgccaacttccccacatgaatcagaggtggaggactctgatttcagacacaatgtcgtttatcaaatagtcacagagaacatacgccctgccggaggatcgaactcgcgaccccgcgatccgtagaccaacgctcttacctactgagctaagcgggcgggctaaaagaCCAGACAAGGAAATTTATAGAGGTCATGTATAAAATGTGGCTCCTAAAcaagattttcaatgaaataaccTAGCTTTGACTTCTGGttaaccagtttcaaacttaatctgGATTTCACCCAGTCAAAGTATAGGATAGACAATGAGTGACCGTGTCTATTCGATATATACCCGAGTGCAGCGAGGGTATATATCGAATAGACACGGTCACGAGTTTGTCTATCCGACCACGTGATATAAAATGCAGTAATCACTCAAACTGTCCCGTGCAATATCCACAAAATATAACCTTAGACCTATTGTGATGCTATCAAGTAAATGCTATAATTTGAATGACCATTGAACactgatcactcaagataatccCATGCTTTATATTAGTCCCTAGTTCATATAAGACATTAAATGTTGCAAATTTAGTTTAGGTGCACAATTcgtacaaaatggaaaaaatagatTTGAATGAACTTTGTGATTcggaaaatatttctgttactcaACTTGATTTCTTGCAAACTCAGGATTTATTTAAGTTTGACATcccagaaaataaatgttttgagtCAGTTCCTGTGGTCAGTGATGAACAATTAAAAAAACGAAAGGAAGATAGAATTCCTAGAAATACTAGAAAACAAAACTGCTGGGCGATGACCTGCTATGAAGACTGGGCAAAGTGGAGAAACACAGGGCAGAAACTTTGGTTGGAGACAATGGTTTAGTTCCAGTTGAACTTTCCACACAATCTCTCATGGCAATGGATTATTGGCTGTCCAGATTCATTATTGAATGCAGgagaaaaaatggaaaaccatatCCTCCAAGTACTTTGTATAATACATCAGCATCCATTCAAAGAGAGTTATGGGAAGTTTACGGAAGAACGGATGTAAACATTTTGGACAAAAAAGATGCACACTTCTCAGAATTCAGGAAGCAGCTGGACAGTAGGATGAAAGAACTCACGAATGAAGGTATTTGAAATAGGTTTTGtctattttaatgtaaaaagcaATAAATCTCTTCTCaaacatacttttttttcaaGCTTGACACATCTTTATGCTAAGTTAAAACTCTTATCCTATCTGGAATAAGGAGATAACTCTGCAGGTCATTTGGACACATTCAACAATATCCGGAGTTGtcttttattgtttgtatatacagaattgtagaaaaaaagtatttttatttttttcctctcTCCATTATGTTTGCTCGAACTATACCCGATCGGGAGACATGCTATTAACAAAACCCACATAATTAATCGAtatcatataattttaaactATGATGCACATAAGatgaacatttgagccgcaccatgagaaaaccaacatagtgcgtttgctaccagcatggatcaagaccagcccgcgtatccatgcagtctggtcaggactcgtgctgttcgctaacggtttctctaattgcaataggctttgaaagcgaacatcatggatcctgaccagactcggcctggatccatgctggtcgcaaaaggcactatgttggttttctcatgatgcggctcatttaatctacaatgtaattatttcttacaatttttctCTTCAATAATTTTGTGAGACAGAAATGCATTTTTAGGGACTGAAAGGCCGGGTTTGCTCCACAACTGAACCGTCGTTGTAAGTACGCTAAAATAACTACCTTTACAAAGTTATTAGTATTTACTTAAACATACAAAAAAGGTGCAGATTCGATTTTTTGTTACAGGTATTGGCATTCACAAAGACCGTGCCGATCCTGTGTCGGAGGATGATGAGATACAGCTTTGGGAGAAGGGAGTCATCGGTCACAGCGATGCACAGGCTTTATGTTACGGTGTTTTCTTTTACAACTGTAAAGTTTTTGGTTTTCGTGGTGGCGATGAACACAGGAATCTTGATGTTAACCAGTATAGTATTACTATGGAGTCTGGATGCAAGGTTCTCACTTTCATGGGTAGGAATTCAAAAAATGTGCAAGGCGgcttaaatcaaagaaaagttaAACCTAAAAAgataaagcaatttgaaagtcCTGAAAATCCCAGATGTGtggtaaaattatttgaaaagtaCCTTCAGAGTATCCCACCAACAGGCCCATTCTACAGAAAACGGTTGCCGAATAATGTTGGCGGGGCCTTtaattttctaaacaaaacattGGAATAAATACACttggaaaatatatgaaatcCATGTTTTCTGATGCACTGATTGACTGTTCAGGCAGAAACATAAGAAATCACTCCGGAAAAGTAACCCTTTGCATGCGTATGTACGAACAAAACTATGACGAACAAGCTATCATGGACAGAAGCGGGCATCGTAGTACAGCTGTGAGAAGTTACAAACGTCCATCTGAAACCATGCTGCAGCGTGTCAGTGATTCTCTTCAACCACCAACTGTACATCCTCAGTCCGACAAGAAATTAAAGACGGAGACGGTTTTACCTTCAAATGAGGAATTTTTCCCAcaaaattctattgaaatatCAGTGCCAGAAACAATCACAACAGTTGTAATAAATAAATGTGGCAGAAAAATTTCCATTAATTTGTAACTTCAATGAAATAAACATATaccttaaagatgtttttcataattatttctagcggacagatttttttgtaactttgcatatttatagattgatgtatgacaagttaaaataaaaaataaaaataataggtacccgtgcttcttttttcaatattcaaagtttattaagaacaccaaatcggtatttttgtctgaagaaacagttcatacatgtcataataaaactactgcaaacaattatttattcgaagtttcactctgatgttactgtttatgcatccgaattaataacaccacttTAACTatacataaaatgtcaacatatagatatattaactcagaaaaattactcttgacagatgtcgaaagtatctgaaactgagaaaatcacgaagtatttcttaatgatttgaaaaatctagcggacagaatttttccaaattttatattatgtaagctagaactaagacaaaaaaatccaaaccaaaaaaatatatcaacccttgcttgttttcaagaaaaattaaaaaatattcactccacccacaaaagtattttttcattaccccacccacccaaaaaaatatgaacatttttttttcttacaaaacaaattgcacaatgttattatcagttccttaaccaatattcttacccacatgcggaataatgctcctttaaggttgcatgcctctaggtcaaatactttttgagatacttgctacacaagctttcacatcccatttatgtatatatttgaccacgtcaagggacataaatctgtttttattgagtgaaacctcaaataaaagcactggtgcacaacttcgcatgctgaatttaattcttgtgtggtttcatgactttTGACGCATATAATTTttaggtacatgcgacacaaatgtgtacaatttgactatcaagggccataactctggtcttactacgtgaaatgcgggatggggcacaaaaagtataacaatatttttaggaagtcacatctGAACTTGAAGGAGAcatatctacgttaagatttttctggaattttatttgacttggagtcggctgcatcattactggacgaaatagtttactttcaaattggctgtccccaatctattcgattcgagcacttcctacaactactcctccaataaaacaccatcacttttaaaggtaaaatatggatgcacgacctatattgtcagtacatacgatatattttgcgcgagtgcgctgcatatccgacaattattcactttcggcggcgaattctgaactttacagtggatatcgcttgctgcgcgattgagctgcgcacaaaatattgtgatgaactcctttaagtgAAATACTTTTTGCAGGGACATAGGTCATCGGTTCGAAGGATTTTgtattacaatataatataaagacATAATGCTTTCTTCTCATGAAAGtggtatatttatatgtaatagaTTACTAgcatttgtttttctgttgttttattttaattttatttcattctttgtaAATTACCTTGAGGCGTTTATGCAATACATTTTTACACTGGGTCACATTAAGCTATTTATTTTCTGGCCTCACGATTAATTATATCATGATATGTTCTCACTCAGCTTGATAAATTTATACCCATTTAAAGGATTATTAGACAACGATATACCATGTCTATACGATTTATACAATCGAAATACTGGCCAGCGATTGGTGGAAAACAGTAGTGCGTGGTCTAATATTGACATAAACTTATGatgatcaggtagaaaatgtagACTCTTGAATGTTAACAAGtgttttccatgatttgaccaaatgacctagtttttgaccttggGTAACCCATTTTTCCAGCTTGACATGGATTTATTTAGGTAAACAACTTGACAAATCTATTACAGATAAAGCAGAAAATGTGGAATATAGACTGTTAaagttttcctatgatttgaccttgtgaccttatATTTCATACCAGATGACCtggtttcaaacctgaccttgaCTTTATAAAGACAAAACTCACAAAGACCAGGTAGAAAATATTGGCTTCagtgtattaattttttttctatcatcTGAAGGAATCTGGTAAAGGGTCACCTATGTGtgaaaatttgaaattgggtTATGGCTTCTGAGCAGATTTCTGACTGTTTTCCCTTTGGTTGCTGTGGCAACCTGGATAGATGACCTAAATCTGAAGGAACCTAAATGGGGATCACCAACGAAACATTCTTACGACAGTTTGGTTGAAACTGACTTGTTTTAGGAGAAGCAGTAATTAGGGATGATGGACTGACAAATGACAGATATCCAATGATTTTCAAAGCACTTTGTGCTAGGGTGACCTAAAATTATCtcagtgtcaccttgacctttgaataagGTATCTAAGTACTGCACAttggaagttttaaatataagtTGCTGCTGTTTTCAATAAACCACTGCAAAACTTGAAATACAAACCTCTGGAGTAGCAGACGATAGCAGCTGACCCTTAGGCTTCTTTTTCTTCACCTCATTGTACAATCTTTCAATGGCCTGAAACACAGAAAAAATGCTTACTGCAAAATGTATTCCACTAATAACAAATGTTCTCTCAGTAGATTCTATCAGCTTGCCATTGTTAAAggaaaaggcaatgttgttcttatgttaattccgtcTGCTTTGATTTCATAAATCATTCAAAGaagtgaaaaaatattcaaagtcggcttaaaaatgagtaagttataagcatttaaatatttgatcaaaattggcagccattttgtttccatggcaacaaaaaacaagatggcagatttattaaatttccagATACATATCTGAACAGCATttacttatttatgtaaaataattcctctactttttccagctataatgaaaggaATTACTAcattttacatcttacactcactgaacatatgaaattaatctattttaaaggttatttgctaaataaagaatacagcagtgtgtaaatgacgtcacaaacacactaaaatggctgtcTCTATCATCAGCCATTTtcctaaatttcaaactgccatatatttttcaatagtggtctgactttaaaaattctttcagcgttatgaaaggcatGCGGATatctttcatatgaaataagcttattgtcaggcattccttaCCCTTTAATATGAAAGCTGATACAGAAGAAATGACATAGGatccataacaagagggccaagatggccctaggtcgctcacctaagaaacactccataacagtgtaaaacatgtttgacctagtgatttcaaggaaacaaatattctgaccaattttcattaagattggaccaaaaaattggtctcttgcgataaaacaagcattttcttagatatgacctagtttttgaccctagatgacccatgttc
Proteins encoded:
- the LOC128559095 gene encoding uncharacterized protein LOC128559095, which produces MAMDYWLSRFIIECRRKNGKPYPPSTLYNTSASIQRELWEVYGRTDVNILDKKDAHFSEFRKQLDSRMKELTNEGIGIHKDRADPVSEDDEIQLWEKGVIGHSDAQALCYGVFFYNCKVFGFRGGDEHRNLDVNQYSITMESGCKVLTFMGRNSKNVQGGLNQRKVKPKKIKQFESPENPRCVVKLFEKYLQSIPPTGPFYRKRLPNNVGGAFNFLNKTLE